Sequence from the Fusobacterium periodonticum 1_1_41FAA genome:
ATGGGACAGATGAAAAAAGAGAAGAAGAGATTGCTAAGATGTCAGAAGAATTTAGAGTTGAAACTATGAGAGTACTTAAAATGCAACTTCTCTCTATTGCAGTAATAAACTGGATTATCTATGCAGGTACTATACTTGCAATAATAACTTCTATTAAATTATTTATAGATGGAAGCTTAGCCTTATTCCCAATGTTATTTATATTTATGTTAGCACCTGAATTTTTTATACCGATGAGAAGTTTGACTTCGCTTTTCCATGTTGCTATGACAGGTGTATCAGCAGCAGAAAATATAATTTCATTCATTGATTCTCCTGAAAAAAATTCAATAGGGGATAAAGAGTTTAAAAATGAAAGAGAATTTAAGGTATCTAACTTAAGTTTTACCTATCCAGATGGTACTCAATCATTAAAAGGTATAAATATGACTTTTAAAAAAGCTAACTTAACAGCTGTTGTAGGACATTCAGGTTGTGGAAAATCTACATTGGTTTCTGTATTAGCTGGAGAATTAAAATCTAATGAAAATGAAATCTTTGTTGATGATACTGACATACATAATATTAACTTAGAAGATAAAGTTAAAAATATTTTAAAAATTACTCATGACTCACATATATTCTCTGGAACAGTTAGAGATAATCTAAGTATGGCAAACGAAAACTTGTCAGATGAAACTATGGTAGAAGTTCTTAAAACTGTTAAACTATGGGATATTTTCTCAAAAGCTAAGGGACTTGATACTGTATTAGAAAGTCAGGGTAAAAACCTATCTGGTGGACAAGCACAGAGAGTTGCTCTTGCAAGAGCATTACTATATGATGCCTCTGTCTATATATTTGATGAAGCTACTTCAAATATAGATATTGAATCTGAAGAAATTATTTTAAACATAATACATTCTTTATCTAAAGAAAAAACTGTTATCTATATAAGTCATAGATTACCTGCTATTAAAAATGCTGACTGTATCTACGTTATGGATAAGGGAAGAGTTATTGAAAGTGGAAAACATAATGATTTGTATGCTAAAAAAGAACTTTATTACAATATGTATAAACACCAAGAAGAATTGGAAACTTATTTAACAAAGAGAGGTGAAACAAATGAAAAATAGATCAACTTTTAATATAGTGTTTAACTTATTAAAACTTTTAGACTCTCTTTGGAAATTTATGACTATTGCAGTCTCTACAGGTGTAATTGGTTTTATTTTCTCCTTTTGCATAACACTTTTTGGAGCTTATGCCTTTCTTAGTGTTATCCCTACCACAAAAGATAGCCTTAAATATGTTTTTCTAGGTGGCTATTCAACTCAAACATATTTTTATGCAATGATGTTCTGTGGATTTTTTAGAGCTATATTACACTATCTAGAGCAATTTGCTAACCACTATATAGCTTTCCATATCTTAGCAAATATTAGAGTTAAATTATTTAAAATTATGAGAAAACTTGCTCCTGCTAAGATGGAAAATAAAAATCAAGGAAACTTAATTTCTATGATAACATCAGATATTGAGCTTTTAGAAGTTTTCTATGCTCATACTATCTCACCTGTTTTAATTGCAACTATTACAAGTATTTTCTTATTCTTGTATTTCTTTCAGTTAAACTATCTCTATGCTTTATATATGTTATTGGCACAATTTATCGTAGGAATTGTAGTTCCATATATAGCTCATAAGAGATCTGCAAAATCTGGTGTAGAAGTTAGAGCTAAACTAGGAAAATTAAATGATGAATTTTTAGATAAATTAAAAGGTATAAGAGAAATCATTCAATATTCTCAAGGTAAAAAAGTTTTAAAGAAAATAGATGAAATTACCTCATCTCTAGGAGAAAATCAAAAAGACTTAAGAAATAAAGCTTCTGAAGTTCAAATGATGGTAGACTCAGCAATAATATTACTTTCTATAGCTCAATTACTTTTAAGCATTTCTTTAGTTTCAAAAGGCTTGGTAAGTATTGAAGCTAGTATCTTAGCAGGAGTTTTACAAGTAGGTAGTTTCGCTCCTTATATAAACTTGGCTGCCCTTGGAAATATACTTTCTCAAACTTTTGCTTCTGGAGAAAGAGTTTTAAATCTGATGGATGAAAAACCTGCTGTAATGGATAATGTCTCTCTTTCAAGTGAAGATATTTCAGAGAGAGATGACATAAGTATAGATAATATTTCTTACAGTTATGCAAATACCGATAATAAAATTTTAAAAGATTTCTCTTTGAAAATAAAAAAAGGGCAATTAACGGGGATTATGGGAGCGAGTGGTTGTGGAAAATCTACACTTTTAAAATTAATTATGAGATTTTGGGATGTAGATTCTGGTAAAATTGTTTTAGATAAAAAGGATGTAAAGTCTATTCCTTTAAAAGAACTCTATCAAAAATTTAACTATATGACACAATCTACTAGTTTATTTATTGGAAACATTAGAGATAATTTATTGGTTGCAAAAGTAGATGCCACTGATGAAGAAATCTATACTGCTTTAAAGAAAGCTTCATTCTATGACTATATTATGTCTTTACCAGATAAGTTAGATAGCATAGTTGAAGAAGGTGGAAAAAACTTTTCTGGTGGTGAAAGACAAAGAATTGGTCTTGCAAGAGCCTTTTTAGCAAATAGAGAATTTTTCCTACTAGATGAGCCAACTTCTAATTTAGATATATTAAATGAAGCTATAATTTTAAAATCATTAGCTGATGAGGCTAAGGATAAAACTGTTATTTTGGTATCACATAGAGAATCTACACTTTCTATATGTGACAAAATATTTAGAATTTAACTTTACAAAAACAGATAAAAAATAAGCGAGTTACGAATGGAAATTTTAGATAAAAAATCAAATAGAATGAGCCGAGTAATTGTTGGCGTGTTTGAAACTGACTTGTCAGCAAGTTTTGCCGAAATTACAGCGAATTCTTGATTTTTTATCGTTAAGAAATTTACTCAGTAACGAACTATTTTTTACTGTATTAGAAATATAAAAGAAAGAGGTATGAAATGAAAACTTTAATAATTTATTCTTCAGAAACTGGAAATACAAAAATGGTATGTGAAAAAGCTTTTGAATATGTGAATGGGGAAAAGATAATTATTCCTGTTAAAGAAAAAGATAGTATAAACTTAGATGAATTTGACAATATAATTGTAGGAACTTGGATAGATAAGGCTAATGCTAATTCAGAAGCTAAAAAATTTATTAATACTTTAGCTAATAAAAACTTGTTTTTTATAGGAACTTTAGCTGCTTCTTTAACATCTGAACATGCTAAAAAATGTTTTAATAACCTTAGAAAGCTTTGCTCTAAAAAGAATAATTTTGTTGATGGAGTTTTAGCAAGAGGTAGAGTATCTGAAGACTTACAAGAAAAATTCACTAAATTTCCTTTAAATATTATTCATAAATTTGTTCCTAATATGAAGGAAATTATTTTAGAAGCTGATGCTCATCCTAATGAAACAGACTTTTTGTTAATCAAAGATTTTATAGACAAAAATTTTAATAATTAAATATTGATTATTTCTAAAAAATGGTATAAAATAATAGTAGATTTTTTCTGAATGGAGGACTACTATGGCTAGAAAATGTGCTTATACTAAGGAAATGATACTAGAAGCTGCTATAAAACTCTTTAAGAAAGAAGGTTCTGATGCTATTACAGCAAAGAATATTGCAAAAGAACTCGGATGTTCTGTTGCACCAATATATTCTGTATATATGAGTTTAGATGATTTAAAAAGAGATTTAGCTTTTGAAATTGAGAAAAATATACTTGAAGAAAAGGAAATTCATCCTTTATTATCTAAAATGCTTGACAAATTAGAAATAGATGAGAATGATGAAGAATTTTCAAAAAAGTTAAAAGAATTAAAACTAAAGATACACAATAAAGAAAATCAAGTTAATATTTTCTCTCAGTTTTCAGATTTTGTTTCTTTGATATATAAATCAAGAAGAACTAAGTTTTCAAAAATAAAAATTCTTGAGCTTATTGCAAAACACAAAAGATATATAACAGAATTTAGAAATAGCAAATCTAATTAAATATAAAAAAACCACTGATTTTTTATCTAGTGGTTTTTTTATATAATATATTATTAGGCATTCAATAAGCCGAGTTTTGTATTTGTTAATCATTTTTCTCGAATTATAATCACTTATAATCTCTAGCGACTTACCATGAAAGAGAGCGAGCAACTCCTATAACTTTCTTTTTTAGTCTTGCTCCAAAGGGGGTTTACCTAGCTTTTTTAGTTTCCTAAAAAACTGGTAGTCTCTTACACTACCTTTTCACCCTTACCAAAATGGCGGTTTGTTTTCTGTGGCACTTTCCTTAAAATTACTTTTA
This genomic interval carries:
- a CDS encoding ABC transporter ATP-binding protein/permease; translation: MIDKRLYNFSGNIKKYISITTFLSCVKLIANIFFYFIFAFLLVSLINKDFSFSYKYIIISILIIVLVRQFSTIKVAHMLGSLVVDVKRNLRKLIFEKTLKLGLAYSQLFKTQELIHLSVDNVEQLEVYFGGFLTQFFYCIVSSFILFFSIAYFNLKIAFILLLFSLAIPMSLYIILNKVKKIQKKYFAKYMNVGTLFLDSLQGLTTLKIYGTDEKREEEIAKMSEEFRVETMRVLKMQLLSIAVINWIIYAGTILAIITSIKLFIDGSLALFPMLFIFMLAPEFFIPMRSLTSLFHVAMTGVSAAENIISFIDSPEKNSIGDKEFKNEREFKVSNLSFTYPDGTQSLKGINMTFKKANLTAVVGHSGCGKSTLVSVLAGELKSNENEIFVDDTDIHNINLEDKVKNILKITHDSHIFSGTVRDNLSMANENLSDETMVEVLKTVKLWDIFSKAKGLDTVLESQGKNLSGGQAQRVALARALLYDASVYIFDEATSNIDIESEEIILNIIHSLSKEKTVIYISHRLPAIKNADCIYVMDKGRVIESGKHNDLYAKKELYYNMYKHQEELETYLTKRGETNEK
- a CDS encoding amino acid ABC transporter ATP-binding/permease protein, which encodes MKNRSTFNIVFNLLKLLDSLWKFMTIAVSTGVIGFIFSFCITLFGAYAFLSVIPTTKDSLKYVFLGGYSTQTYFYAMMFCGFFRAILHYLEQFANHYIAFHILANIRVKLFKIMRKLAPAKMENKNQGNLISMITSDIELLEVFYAHTISPVLIATITSIFLFLYFFQLNYLYALYMLLAQFIVGIVVPYIAHKRSAKSGVEVRAKLGKLNDEFLDKLKGIREIIQYSQGKKVLKKIDEITSSLGENQKDLRNKASEVQMMVDSAIILLSIAQLLLSISLVSKGLVSIEASILAGVLQVGSFAPYINLAALGNILSQTFASGERVLNLMDEKPAVMDNVSLSSEDISERDDISIDNISYSYANTDNKILKDFSLKIKKGQLTGIMGASGCGKSTLLKLIMRFWDVDSGKIVLDKKDVKSIPLKELYQKFNYMTQSTSLFIGNIRDNLLVAKVDATDEEIYTALKKASFYDYIMSLPDKLDSIVEEGGKNFSGGERQRIGLARAFLANREFFLLDEPTSNLDILNEAIILKSLADEAKDKTVILVSHRESTLSICDKIFRI
- a CDS encoding flavodoxin family protein; translation: MKTLIIYSSETGNTKMVCEKAFEYVNGEKIIIPVKEKDSINLDEFDNIIVGTWIDKANANSEAKKFINTLANKNLFFIGTLAASLTSEHAKKCFNNLRKLCSKKNNFVDGVLARGRVSEDLQEKFTKFPLNIIHKFVPNMKEIILEADAHPNETDFLLIKDFIDKNFNN
- a CDS encoding TetR/AcrR family transcriptional regulator, coding for MARKCAYTKEMILEAAIKLFKKEGSDAITAKNIAKELGCSVAPIYSVYMSLDDLKRDLAFEIEKNILEEKEIHPLLSKMLDKLEIDENDEEFSKKLKELKLKIHNKENQVNIFSQFSDFVSLIYKSRRTKFSKIKILELIAKHKRYITEFRNSKSN